One genomic window of Nicotiana sylvestris chromosome 10, ASM39365v2, whole genome shotgun sequence includes the following:
- the LOC138879915 gene encoding uncharacterized protein: protein MELPLLSSNVAQKLRVEEEKKEDIDWELVSQKRGSVKASKAVTLHREAFSKSQAKLNRCEADLKRLTEERDALKLLYVKNEGEEDSLARAKKIEKLETRLAAELAKAASEAERVKADMEAVVAVYRADAEAAHARAKEISDVAQIETHEEIHARGFDLTTDIENAKVLEAEAKVLLSDNDDSGSASESESGEDEDGTCGED, encoded by the exons ATGGAACTGCCACTTTTGTCTTCCAACGTAGCCCAGAAACTACGAGttgaagaagagaagaaagaagATATTGACTGGGAGCTGGTGTCTCAAAAGAGGGGGAGCGTCAAAGCTTCAAAA GCCGTGACGCTTCATCGGGAAGCGTTTTCTAAATCTCAAGCTAAGCTGAACCGATGTGAGGCTGATCTCAAAAGGCTTACGGAGGAGAGAGACGCCCTCAAACTCCTCTATGTGAAAAACGAAGGGGAG GAGGATAGCTTGGCCCGAGCTAAGAAAATTGAGAAACTCGAGACTCGGTTGGCCGCTGAGCTTGCAAAGGCCGCATCTGAGGCAGAAAGAGTAAAGGCTGATATGGAAGCAGTCGTGGCCGTCTATCGAGCTGATGCTGAAGCCGCTCACGCTCGAGCAAAGGAAATTTCCGATGTTGCTCAG ATAGAGACTCACGAAGAAATTCATGCTCGTGGTTTTGACCTCACTACCGATATAGAGAACGCAAAAGTGCTCGAGGCTGAAGCCAAAGTTTTGCTCTCTGATAATGATGACTCCGGGAGCGCAAGTGAATCCGAGagcggagaagatgaagatggaACTTGCGGGGAAGATTAG